Proteins from a genomic interval of Nocardia sp. BMG51109:
- a CDS encoding NUDIX domain-containing protein — protein sequence MAYGSTIHESLTAVFQVRRFPDTVSAGRGDSAPVDPQLARCAEGWHTELAVLLWERAMEPQTGTWSLPGGRLRDDEDLDVSARRQLAEKVDVRELWHIEQLSVFSDPCRVPGPRRIASAYLGLVPLTADPRLPDDTRWHPVSALPHMSFDHGTVADHARTRLASKLSYTNIAFALAPSRFTMSTLREIYCASLGYEVDTTNLQRVLSRRKVITPTGDTASPGKSGGRPAAVYRFTDDGLRVTDEFAALRPRA from the coding sequence GTGGCCTATGGTAGCACCATTCACGAATCGCTCACCGCGGTGTTCCAGGTTCGTCGCTTTCCCGACACCGTCTCCGCAGGTCGCGGCGACAGTGCGCCGGTCGATCCGCAGTTGGCGCGGTGCGCGGAGGGCTGGCATACCGAACTGGCGGTCCTGCTGTGGGAGCGAGCCATGGAGCCGCAGACCGGCACCTGGTCGCTACCCGGCGGCCGCCTGCGCGACGACGAGGACCTCGACGTGTCTGCCCGCCGCCAGCTCGCGGAGAAGGTGGACGTGCGCGAGCTGTGGCATATCGAGCAGCTGTCGGTGTTCAGCGATCCGTGCCGGGTCCCCGGCCCGCGCCGCATCGCGTCGGCCTATCTCGGCCTGGTCCCGCTGACCGCCGATCCGCGGCTGCCCGACGACACCCGCTGGCATCCGGTCTCCGCACTGCCGCACATGTCGTTCGACCACGGGACGGTCGCCGACCACGCCCGCACCCGCCTGGCCTCGAAGCTCTCCTACACGAATATCGCCTTCGCCCTGGCCCCGTCCCGGTTCACCATGTCGACCCTGCGCGAAATCTATTGCGCGTCCCTGGGTTACGAGGTGGACACCACGAACCTGCAGCGAGTCCTCAGCCGCCGCAAGGTGATCACCCCCACCGGCGACACCGCCTCACCGGGAAAATCGGGCGGCCGCCCCGCCGCGGTCTACCGCTTCACCGACGACGGCCTCCGCGTCACCGACGAATTCGCGGCCCTGCGCCCCCGCGCGTGA
- the nadA gene encoding quinolinate synthase NadA, with translation MATMTSAGHVTDGPTGFTGVDATPEWAQEIRRLARERNATILAHNYQLPEIQDVADHVGDSLALSRIAAEAPEDTIVFCGVHFMAETAKILSPDKTVLIPDQRAGCSLADSVSADELRAWKAEHPGAVVVSYVNTTAAVKALTDICCTSSNAVDVVASIDPEREVLFLPDQFLGAHVKRVTGRENIHIWAGECHVHAGINGDELTEQAHRNPDADLFVHPECGCATSALYLAGAGAFPADRVHILSTGGMVDAAKAVRTERGGSSRVLVATEIGMLHQLRRAAPGIDFQAVNDRASCKYMKMITPAALLRCLTDNRDEVHVDADTAALARESVRRMISLGNPGGGE, from the coding sequence ATGGCGACTATGACGTCTGCCGGGCACGTCACGGACGGTCCCACGGGGTTCACGGGAGTGGACGCCACCCCGGAATGGGCGCAGGAGATCCGGCGCCTGGCGCGCGAGCGCAACGCGACCATCCTGGCGCACAACTATCAGCTGCCCGAGATCCAGGACGTGGCAGACCACGTCGGCGACTCGCTGGCGCTGTCCCGCATCGCCGCCGAGGCGCCCGAGGACACCATCGTGTTCTGCGGTGTGCACTTCATGGCGGAGACGGCCAAGATCCTCAGCCCCGACAAGACGGTGCTGATCCCCGACCAGCGGGCCGGCTGCTCGCTGGCCGACTCCGTATCGGCCGACGAACTGCGCGCGTGGAAGGCCGAACATCCGGGCGCCGTGGTGGTGTCGTACGTGAACACCACGGCCGCGGTGAAGGCGCTGACCGACATCTGCTGCACCTCGTCGAACGCCGTCGACGTGGTGGCCTCCATCGATCCGGAGCGCGAGGTGCTGTTCCTGCCCGACCAGTTCCTCGGCGCCCACGTCAAGCGCGTGACCGGCCGCGAGAACATACACATCTGGGCCGGTGAATGCCATGTGCACGCCGGCATCAACGGCGACGAGCTGACCGAGCAGGCGCACCGGAACCCGGACGCCGACCTGTTCGTCCATCCCGAATGCGGGTGTGCCACCTCGGCGCTGTATCTGGCCGGCGCGGGCGCCTTCCCGGCCGACCGGGTGCACATCCTGTCCACCGGCGGCATGGTCGACGCCGCCAAGGCGGTGCGGACCGAGCGGGGCGGATCCAGCCGGGTCCTGGTCGCCACCGAGATCGGCATGCTGCACCAGTTGCGCAGGGCCGCACCGGGAATCGACTTCCAAGCGGTCAACGACCGGGCGTCGTGCAAGTACATGAAGATGATCACCCCGGCGGCGCTGCTGCGCTGCCTGACCGACAACCGCGACGAGGTGCACGTCGACGCCGACACCGCCGCGCTGGCCCGCGAGTCGGTGCGGCGGATGATCTCCCTGGGCAACCCCGGCGGTGGCGAGTGA
- a CDS encoding L-aspartate oxidase, protein MNTPSSTWEAEADLVVIGGGVAGLTAARAASVRGLRVLTLSKGGPTDTSTQYAQGGIAVVAPHGDSVEAHVRDTLAAGAGLCDPAVVRSVVEGGRAAVAALSDLGAVFDLRRDGQVSRTREGGHSTRRIIHAGGDATGAEVQRALNAAGLPVLFGTAAVDIVTGPDGVRGVITVSDKGFGVVHSPAVLLATGGLGQLYACSTNPPGATADGIALALRAGATVADLEFVQFHPTVLYTPGALGRRPLISEAVRGEGATLVDANGEPVTAGAHPRGDLAPRDVVSRTIAARMRALGADHVYLDARAIDGFAQRFPTITASCLAAGVDPRSDPIPVAPAAHYQCGGIVTDAHGRTAVAGLYAAGEVARTGLHGANRLASNSLLEGLVVGERAGAVAAERLGERVHVTELDPVTYPRADRESLQELMTDHASVVRDSEGLRSAVLRVLQLLSDSTGRPAAGHGALTAGSADGSGERNRPATDSATEMAEGAPAEGISATDRDRPDPRDTGAAATITALEDAALTLTARAFLVAATARTESRGCHTRSDHPESRDDLRRSLPVRLGPDGRPQLVAEGTGPAGTPLAASRA, encoded by the coding sequence ATGAACACGCCGTCCAGCACCTGGGAGGCCGAGGCCGACCTGGTGGTGATCGGGGGAGGAGTCGCCGGCCTCACCGCCGCGCGCGCCGCGTCCGTGCGCGGGCTGCGGGTGCTCACGCTCAGCAAGGGCGGTCCGACCGACACCTCGACGCAGTACGCCCAGGGCGGCATCGCCGTCGTTGCGCCGCACGGCGATTCGGTCGAAGCGCATGTGCGCGACACCCTGGCGGCCGGCGCGGGCCTCTGCGATCCGGCGGTGGTGCGCTCGGTCGTCGAGGGCGGCCGGGCTGCGGTGGCCGCGCTGTCGGATCTCGGCGCCGTCTTCGACCTGAGACGGGACGGTCAGGTCTCGCGTACCCGGGAGGGCGGGCACAGCACCCGCCGGATCATCCACGCCGGCGGCGACGCCACCGGCGCGGAGGTGCAGCGGGCGCTGAACGCGGCCGGGCTGCCGGTGCTGTTCGGTACGGCCGCCGTCGACATCGTGACCGGGCCGGACGGCGTGCGGGGCGTGATCACGGTGTCGGACAAGGGGTTCGGGGTCGTGCACAGCCCCGCGGTGCTGCTGGCGACCGGCGGACTGGGGCAGCTGTACGCGTGCAGTACCAATCCGCCCGGGGCGACCGCGGACGGGATCGCACTGGCGCTGCGAGCCGGCGCCACGGTCGCCGACCTGGAGTTCGTGCAGTTCCATCCGACGGTGCTGTACACCCCCGGCGCGCTCGGCCGGCGACCGCTGATCAGCGAGGCGGTCCGGGGCGAGGGCGCGACCCTCGTCGACGCGAACGGTGAGCCGGTGACGGCCGGGGCGCATCCGCGGGGCGATCTGGCGCCGCGCGACGTGGTGTCGCGGACCATCGCCGCCCGCATGCGCGCCCTCGGCGCCGACCACGTGTACCTGGACGCCCGCGCGATCGACGGTTTCGCCCAGCGGTTTCCGACCATCACCGCGTCCTGCCTGGCCGCCGGAGTCGATCCGCGCTCGGACCCGATCCCCGTCGCCCCCGCCGCCCACTACCAGTGCGGCGGGATCGTGACCGACGCGCACGGGCGCACCGCCGTCGCGGGCCTGTACGCCGCGGGTGAGGTCGCCCGCACCGGCCTGCACGGTGCGAACCGGCTGGCGTCCAACAGCCTGCTCGAGGGGCTCGTCGTCGGCGAGCGGGCCGGTGCGGTGGCGGCCGAACGGCTCGGCGAGCGCGTGCATGTCACGGAGCTGGACCCCGTGACCTACCCGCGCGCCGATCGGGAATCCCTGCAGGAGTTGATGACCGACCATGCCTCGGTCGTCCGCGACAGCGAGGGCCTGCGGTCGGCGGTGCTGCGGGTGTTGCAGCTGCTCTCGGATTCGACCGGGCGTCCGGCGGCCGGGCACGGCGCGCTGACGGCCGGATCGGCGGACGGCTCCGGCGAACGGAACCGGCCCGCAACGGATTCGGCGACCGAGATGGCGGAGGGCGCACCGGCGGAAGGTATCTCGGCCACCGATCGCGATCGGCCCGATCCGCGCGACACCGGTGCCGCGGCGACGATCACGGCACTGGAGGACGCGGCGCTGACGCTGACCGCCCGCGCCTTCCTGGTCGCCGCCACCGCCCGCACCGAGAGCCGCGGCTGCCACACCCGCTCCGACCACCCCGAATCCCGCGACGACCTGCGACGCAGCCTTCCGGTCCGGCTCGGCCCCGACGGCCGCCCGCAACTGGTCGCCGAGGGGACCGGTCCGGCCGGAACGCCCTTGGCGGCGTCCCGGGCATGA
- the nadC gene encoding carboxylating nicotinate-nucleotide diphosphorylase, protein MAWDGGLDRAEVVELIRTALAEDLRYGPDITTAATVPEDATVEASITARQPGTVAGLDVGLLVLDEVIGADDYKVTGRVADGTRVGAGDAVLDLVAPTRGLLTAERTVLNLVCHLSGIATATTAWVDAVDGTRCRIRDSRKTLPGLRSLQKYAVRVGGGTNHRMALGDAALIKDNHVVAAGSVVAALRAVRELAPDIECEVEVDSLEQLDQVLAEDVELVLLDNFPLWATQAAVQRRDARSPRTKLESSGGLSLDMAADYARTGVDYLAVGALTHSVRALDLGLDM, encoded by the coding sequence ATGGCTTGGGACGGCGGGCTCGACCGCGCGGAGGTCGTGGAATTGATCCGCACGGCGCTGGCCGAGGATCTGCGGTACGGGCCCGATATCACCACGGCGGCAACGGTTCCCGAGGACGCCACGGTCGAGGCGTCGATCACGGCGCGGCAGCCGGGGACCGTGGCCGGGCTCGATGTGGGCCTGCTCGTGCTGGACGAGGTGATCGGCGCGGACGACTACAAGGTGACCGGCCGGGTCGCCGACGGCACCCGGGTGGGTGCCGGCGACGCGGTGCTCGACCTGGTCGCGCCGACCCGCGGGCTGCTGACCGCGGAGCGCACCGTGCTGAACCTGGTGTGCCACCTGTCCGGCATCGCCACCGCGACCACCGCCTGGGTGGATGCGGTGGACGGCACCCGGTGCCGGATCCGGGACAGCCGAAAGACGTTGCCGGGCCTGCGTTCCCTGCAGAAGTACGCGGTCCGGGTCGGCGGCGGGACGAACCACCGGATGGCGCTGGGCGACGCGGCGCTGATCAAGGACAACCACGTGGTCGCCGCCGGGTCGGTGGTCGCGGCGCTGCGCGCGGTGCGGGAGCTGGCCCCGGACATCGAGTGCGAGGTGGAGGTGGACAGCCTCGAACAGCTGGACCAGGTCCTGGCCGAGGACGTGGAACTGGTGCTGCTGGACAACTTCCCGCTGTGGGCCACCCAGGCCGCCGTGCAGCGGCGCGACGCCCGGTCACCGCGAACGAAACTCGAGTCCTCGGGCGGCCTCTCGCTGGACATGGCCGCCGACTACGCCCGCACCGGCGTCGACTACCTGGCCGTCGGGGCCCTCACCCACTCGGTCCGAGCACTGGATCTGGGGCTGGACATGTAG
- a CDS encoding winged helix DNA-binding domain-containing protein, producing the protein MRSIDAAQRRNRAAVRHRLAPASRTDDATAIAEAVVALHATDPATVFLSVTARSRDLEPAHVEKALYEDRTLLRLLAMRRTMFVAPVDLLPALQAGVADALAVKQRRTYGKYLEGVVEGDIASWLAEVEEETRRELLARGSATGAQLGAAVPRLRTQVDTAPGKSYSKPTNITTWVLVTLGCAGHIVRGRPGGSWTSSRYSWAPTESWLPAGVPAMAAGEARTELARRWLYAFGPAPVADLKWWTGWSLAEVRKALAPLDIAEVDLDGATGIALAGDLDPVPAPDPWAALLPALDPTPMGWQSRDWFLGPHGPALFDRNGNIGPTVWWDGRIVGGWAQRPDGEIAWRLLEDVGNDARALIESEAERVRGWFGDVRAIPRFRTPLERELSA; encoded by the coding sequence ATGCGTTCGATCGATGCCGCGCAGCGGCGGAACCGCGCCGCCGTACGGCACCGGCTGGCACCCGCGTCCCGCACCGACGACGCGACCGCGATCGCCGAGGCCGTCGTGGCGTTGCACGCCACCGATCCGGCGACGGTGTTCCTGTCGGTGACGGCGCGCAGCCGCGACCTCGAGCCCGCGCACGTCGAGAAGGCGCTGTACGAGGACCGCACACTGCTGCGCCTGCTCGCCATGCGGCGCACCATGTTCGTGGCCCCGGTGGATCTGCTCCCGGCGTTGCAGGCCGGGGTGGCCGACGCACTGGCAGTCAAGCAGCGCCGCACCTACGGGAAGTATCTCGAGGGCGTCGTCGAGGGGGATATCGCGAGCTGGCTGGCGGAGGTCGAGGAGGAAACCCGGCGCGAACTGCTGGCGCGCGGCTCCGCGACCGGGGCCCAGCTCGGCGCCGCGGTGCCCCGGCTGCGCACCCAGGTGGACACCGCGCCCGGCAAGTCGTACTCCAAGCCCACCAACATCACCACCTGGGTGCTGGTGACGCTCGGCTGCGCCGGGCACATCGTGCGCGGCCGCCCCGGCGGGAGCTGGACCAGCAGCCGGTACAGCTGGGCTCCGACCGAATCCTGGCTGCCCGCAGGGGTTCCGGCGATGGCGGCCGGCGAGGCGCGCACCGAACTGGCGCGCCGCTGGCTGTACGCCTTCGGCCCGGCACCCGTCGCCGACCTGAAATGGTGGACCGGATGGTCGCTGGCCGAGGTGCGAAAGGCGTTGGCGCCGTTGGACATCGCCGAGGTGGACCTCGACGGCGCGACCGGGATCGCCCTGGCCGGCGATCTCGACCCCGTGCCCGCGCCCGACCCGTGGGCGGCCCTGCTGCCGGCGCTGGATCCCACTCCGATGGGCTGGCAGTCGCGGGACTGGTTCCTCGGCCCGCACGGCCCGGCGCTGTTCGACCGCAACGGGAACATCGGCCCCACCGTGTGGTGGGACGGCCGGATCGTCGGCGGCTGGGCGCAGCGCCCGGACGGCGAGATCGCCTGGCGGCTACTCGAAGACGTCGGCAACGATGCGCGGGCGCTGATCGAGAGCGAGGCCGAGCGGGTGCGCGGGTGGTTCGGCGACGTGCGGGCGATCCCCCGCTTCCGCACGCCGCTGGAGCGCGAGCTGAGCGCCTGA
- a CDS encoding S9 family peptidase, translating into MRRHIRRPVLSLVLLGILASTVVAAPDVSAEPCGVAVRPVELPVDGETATGRVYEPTGCAAAAADPGSLVVAVHGHNSTSADLSDYLISIVRRTGTPMLLMDMRGDDSRWIPGEWNLRAGRDDVLAATRWYRDEHPSIARTVLWGWSQGGITSGLVAAAAPPGLFDYWVDNFGPADDFSAWLFADLAGPELRGQIERDAGCPPAACPQVYAERSPALLAQRIGVRRSFLVHGVADRVVPYPTTVEMRVALAAAGKPVSMYTIVTGRDLDGRVVPGEHTVGPAYFEGGCVVERLLQGTEPAGPSTDYVVDVARGIVTAPPAPPDAKCAA; encoded by the coding sequence ATGAGGCGTCACATCCGCCGGCCGGTGCTGAGCCTGGTGCTGCTCGGCATCCTGGCGTCGACAGTCGTTGCGGCACCGGATGTCTCGGCCGAACCGTGCGGGGTCGCGGTGCGGCCGGTCGAGTTGCCCGTGGACGGCGAGACGGCCACCGGCCGCGTCTACGAGCCCACCGGCTGCGCCGCGGCCGCGGCCGATCCGGGCAGCCTGGTCGTCGCGGTGCACGGCCACAACAGCACCTCCGCCGACCTGTCCGACTACCTGATCTCCATCGTCCGCCGCACCGGGACGCCGATGCTGCTGATGGACATGCGCGGCGACGACAGCCGGTGGATTCCCGGCGAGTGGAATCTGCGGGCGGGCCGCGACGACGTGCTGGCCGCCACGCGCTGGTATCGCGACGAGCATCCCTCGATCGCGCGCACGGTGCTGTGGGGCTGGAGTCAGGGCGGCATCACCAGCGGCCTGGTGGCGGCCGCCGCGCCGCCCGGCCTGTTCGACTACTGGGTCGACAACTTCGGTCCCGCAGACGATTTCAGCGCCTGGCTGTTCGCCGACCTGGCCGGCCCGGAGCTGCGCGGTCAGATCGAACGCGACGCCGGCTGCCCGCCCGCGGCCTGCCCCCAGGTCTACGCCGAGCGGTCCCCGGCGCTGCTGGCCCAGCGGATCGGGGTGCGCCGCAGCTTCCTGGTGCACGGCGTCGCCGACCGCGTCGTGCCCTATCCCACCACCGTGGAGATGCGCGTCGCGCTGGCCGCCGCGGGCAAGCCGGTCTCGATGTACACGATCGTCACCGGCCGCGACCTCGACGGCAGGGTGGTCCCCGGCGAGCACACCGTGGGCCCCGCCTATTTCGAGGGCGGCTGCGTCGTCGAACGCCTCCTGCAGGGCACCGAGCCCGCCGGTCCGAGCACCGACTACGTGGTCGACGTGGCCCGCGGCATCGTGACGGCCCCACCCGCCCCACCCGACGCGAAGTGCGCAGCATGA
- a CDS encoding NAD(P)-dependent oxidoreductase has protein sequence MRVVVAGASGAIGRPLVRALGAAGHEVIPLSRGAGGARRLADRGLRPIVANVLDRADLLRAVEGVRADAVIHELTAYRRSPPTHYRSPGLRRTDRLRTTGTENLLDVAKAVGAHRFVTQSLILGYGLCEHGAEPVGEEAEFGLSDGGPAAGFLAALRAAEALPARAPGLESVALRYGFFYGPGASDPFVRMLKLRLLPLPGRGTGLTGWIHVDDAAAATVAALERGRADTAYNIVDDEPARWDEVYTAMARAVGAPRPPRLPARLVRLGAPLVARQMLDMSIRVSNAKAAAELGWHPALPSYRDGMATLADPR, from the coding sequence GTGCGAGTCGTGGTGGCGGGCGCGAGCGGAGCGATCGGCCGGCCCCTGGTCCGGGCGCTCGGCGCGGCCGGGCACGAGGTGATTCCGCTGAGCCGGGGCGCCGGCGGGGCGCGGCGGCTCGCGGATCGAGGGCTGCGGCCGATCGTCGCGAACGTGCTGGATCGCGCCGATCTGCTGCGCGCGGTCGAGGGCGTGCGCGCCGACGCGGTGATCCACGAACTGACCGCCTACCGCCGATCCCCGCCCACCCACTACCGCAGTCCCGGCCTGCGCCGCACCGACCGGCTGCGCACCACCGGCACCGAGAACCTGCTCGACGTGGCGAAAGCCGTTGGCGCCCACCGGTTCGTGACGCAGTCGTTGATCCTCGGCTACGGCCTGTGCGAGCACGGCGCCGAACCGGTCGGTGAGGAGGCCGAGTTCGGGCTGTCCGACGGCGGTCCGGCCGCCGGTTTCCTCGCGGCCCTGCGCGCGGCCGAGGCGCTGCCCGCGCGGGCGCCTGGCCTCGAGTCGGTCGCGCTGCGCTACGGATTCTTCTACGGCCCCGGCGCCTCCGACCCGTTCGTGCGGATGCTGAAACTGCGGCTGCTGCCGCTGCCCGGCCGCGGCACCGGCCTGACCGGCTGGATCCACGTCGACGACGCGGCGGCGGCGACCGTGGCCGCGCTGGAACGAGGCCGGGCCGATACGGCCTACAACATCGTCGACGACGAACCCGCCCGCTGGGACGAGGTGTACACGGCGATGGCCCGGGCGGTGGGCGCGCCGCGGCCGCCCCGGCTCCCGGCCCGGCTGGTGCGGCTGGGCGCGCCGCTGGTGGCCCGGCAGATGCTGGACATGTCGATCCGGGTGTCGAACGCCAAGGCGGCCGCGGAACTGGGCTGGCATCCCGCGCTGCCGAGCTATCGCGACGGCATGGCCACCCTCGCCGACCCGCGATGA
- a CDS encoding arylamine N-acetyltransferase, whose amino-acid sequence MTKPADPAYHWNGDALDLDAYLARIGFDGARVSAVETLHRLQHAHTTTIPFENLEIILGRSIPLEPEALQDKMIRRRRGGYCYEHVGLFAAALERLGFGVTGLHGRVDMGAAGGLRPATHALLRVTTADDERVWLCDVGFGGGPSAPLELDPGAGEVRAGDWRFRLERGRGELGAEQWTLHHFARDGWIARYRFTLNPQYRIDYAVGSHFVSTSPRSPFVTRPYVQRFRPEAHDVLDGAGWVTEYPDGSSHSRDVAQSDLPKTLSEVFDIDLDDADIDALVAAPWLYH is encoded by the coding sequence ATGACCAAGCCGGCGGATCCGGCGTACCACTGGAACGGCGACGCCCTCGACCTGGACGCGTACCTCGCGCGCATCGGTTTCGACGGTGCGCGGGTCTCGGCCGTCGAGACCCTGCACCGGCTGCAGCACGCCCACACCACGACGATCCCGTTCGAGAATCTGGAGATCATCCTCGGCCGGTCGATCCCGCTGGAGCCGGAGGCGTTGCAGGACAAGATGATCCGGCGACGCCGGGGCGGCTACTGCTACGAGCATGTGGGCCTGTTCGCGGCCGCGCTGGAACGTCTCGGCTTCGGCGTGACCGGATTGCACGGGCGCGTCGACATGGGCGCCGCGGGCGGGCTGCGCCCGGCGACCCATGCGCTGCTGCGCGTCACCACCGCCGACGACGAGCGAGTGTGGCTGTGCGACGTGGGTTTCGGCGGCGGCCCGTCGGCGCCGCTGGAACTGGATCCCGGGGCCGGGGAGGTGCGGGCGGGGGACTGGCGCTTCCGGCTCGAGCGCGGGCGCGGCGAACTCGGCGCCGAGCAGTGGACGCTGCACCATTTCGCGCGCGACGGCTGGATCGCCCGGTACCGCTTCACGCTGAACCCGCAGTACCGCATCGATTACGCGGTCGGCAGCCACTTCGTCTCCACCTCGCCGCGTTCGCCGTTCGTCACCCGCCCGTACGTACAGCGGTTCCGGCCGGAGGCGCACGACGTCCTCGACGGCGCCGGCTGGGTCACGGAGTATCCCGACGGCAGCTCGCACTCGCGCGACGTGGCGCAGTCCGACCTGC